Genomic DNA from Psychrobacillus sp. FSL K6-2836:
GAAATGACTTCCAATGCGGAAGTCATTTTAATATGGAGGAAGGGATTTAGTGCGTTTGAGGAGAATACATTCAAGGGCAGGAGTATTAAACGAAAATAGGGGGAGTAGTATTGGAACAAACAATTTTTAATCATATGCAGGTAGTACGAGGGATAACAGAAAAATCTATCCAGCAAATACCCGAGGAACTAGCAGATATTGTTCCAACAGGATTTACGAATAATATTCGCTGGAACTTTGGTCATATTGCGTATATACAGGAAAAACTTCTATTTGGTGTTTCTGGGCAGAAGATGACTCTTCCTGAAGCATATGAAGTTTTTTTTAGTGCAGGTACGAAACCAGCTAATTGGATTGAAACTCCACCTTCACTCACAGCAATTTCAGGTGAACTGATTGCACAAAAACAACGAATAAGAGATTACCTACCTGGAAATCTTCAGAAAAGATTGCCCGAGCCATTCACTAACAAAGCTGGGATTACTTTTCACACACTCGGAGAAACATTTCTATTTAGTTTCTATCACGAAGCACTACATATGGAATCCATCAAAAGGATTTATAGAGCTATTAAAAACTGAAAAGGTCTATTGCAAAAAATTTTAGGGTAAATTCCACTAATCACAGTATCAATAATAATGGTAACAGGAGGAACTAAATTGGAATATGTCTTAGATCACGTTGGAATTGCGGTTAGAAATATTGATGACGCTCTTCCATTTTATCTTAATGTATTAAATGGATTACTAGAGGATCGTTACACAAGTGACACCCCTGGAGTTGAAGTACACGTAGCTGTTGTAAGAACTAATGATAAAGTAATTGAATTACTAGCACCAACCAACAAGAACTCACCAATGGCTCGCTTTATAAAGCAACGAGGAAAAGGTGTACATCATATTGCCTATCAAGTGGACGATTTAGAGAAAGCAATACTCGAGGCAAGAAATAATGGAATTCGTTTTCTAGAGGAGACACTACGTACTAACAAACGTGGTAGAAGGCTCATTTATATTAATCCCGTATCAACTGATGGAACTTTAATAGAACTTTGTAGTTATTAAAACTTAGACAAATTAGAGAGTTAATCCAATAATATTTACAGTGAATTTGTAATAAAAAGGGGAGAAATTATGAAGTTTTATATTGCATCTAGCTTTAAAAATATAGACATGGTGAGAAATGTAAGTGAAAAATTAAAGAATAAAGGATATATCCTTGTATATGATTGGACTGTAAATGAAAATGTAACAACTTTGGAAGAGCTAAGGGTGATAGGTGAAAAAGAGAAAACTGCTGTAATAGAAGCTGATGTGGTTGTAGTTTTATTACCAGCAGGTAAAGGAAGCCATATTGAACTAGGTATCGCTATTGGAAATGGTAAAAAAATATATCTGTATTCACCAAACAAAGAAATAGATAATATTGAAACAACGAGTACCTTTTATCATTTACCCGAAATCGAAAAGTGTTTTGGAACATTAGATGAGTTAGTTGAAATTATAGACAATACATCACTAAAGCTATCGTAAGCAAGATGGCCCAATATGACAGTCAAGAGTGTTGTTCAACTAAAGGTATAGTATAGTTACATATTTTAGGAACGATAGGTGTGCAAATTCGTCTTCTATTAAGGGTGATGTTCTGAAAAAATGGATAATTATTATACTTTTTTTATTAGCAGTTACATTATTTTTTATTTGGAATAAAACCACTTTAATAAATCCACTTGGGATCGTACATTCGTACAAAACGGAATGGGGAATTAAACTTCCAGTACCAGAGAAAAGGGAAGAGGTATGGAGGTCTCAAGCAAGTTTCCAGGGAGATGGAGAATGGTTCAATGTTTTTCAATACGCTACCCCAAAAATCTCTATTGTCGATAGTGGCATGATTGCACTATCGACAGATAATGTAGATGAGGCTAAAAAGAAAATTGATCACTTTATAACTACTACCATTACAATGTACCAATTCCAGGGAAATGAAGAACAGGTAAAAGAGGCATTTGCACATTATCCAATTGAACCTCAAATAGGTGATTTTTACTTTTATAAAGAAAAAAATGGTGGGTTTGATTACTTTATTGCTCTATTTAAACAAGACGAAAATAAATTGTATACATTTGAGTGGCATCAATAGATTTCTCAAATGGAAGTATTAAAATAATTTTTCTACTCGACTAATGCAAGTAGGTAAAGATAATTCGATGAAATTAGGGAGGAAGAGAAAATCTATGAGATTTCCAATATTGGAAACAAAACGACTGAAATTAGTTCAAGTTGAAAAAGAACATACCCAAAGTTTTTACGACATTATGTCAAGAGACGAAGTGACGAAGTATTATGGAATGGAGAGCTTGAAAAGTATAGAAGATGCTTCAAAAATAGTCGAGTCTTTCCAAAACACATATGAGAGCAAAAGGGGTATTAGATGGGGAATCGTATTAAGAGAGACAGGGGAGTTTGTTGGGACGTTGGGATTAAACAATCTTATCACTTGGAGTAAAAAGGCTGAAATTGGTTTTGAGCTGCATCCTTCATATTGGAACAAAGGAATTACGACTGAAGCAGTAAAAGAAGTATTACGATACTCATTTGAGGATTTAGAAATATTTAGAATAGGTGCCATAACTTATCCACAGAATGAGCCGTCTAAACAATTATTAAAACGGTTGGGTTTTAACGAGGAAGGATTATTAAGGGGTTACCTCTATCAAAATAATCAGTCTCACAATGCTTTAGTTTTTTCATTGTTAAGAACAGAATGGCAATAATAAGAGTGAATAGTTGAATTAGGTTAACATACTGTGGATTAAAGCCATTTGTAGCGGCTAATGAGAACATGCCAAAATGTTGTGAAATCAATGTTTTGGGATTTCATATTTTTTAATAGAAAATACAATTATGATCGATACATAAGATTAATCTGCTCGGCAATATATGCTGAATCCAGATGTAAGCCATCTTTTAACCACCACATAATGATGCCGACAATGGAAGCAGTTTTAATATCAGGATCTACAATGATTTTTCTTCCTATATTCTTAGATTGACTTCTTCGGTTTACTATTAAATCTTTCATCAACAAAAGTAAATGCTGCTCTACTTGTTCAAACTGTACTAAAGCCAAAATGGAATTCCTTTGTTCAACAAGATAATCCAATAGCTGTATTAAGTGCTCTTTTCGATTCCTATCAAAAATGGAGTTTAAAGCTTCTATTTTGTCAGTTAACGCTTGTAAAATATCATTTATTAAATGTTCCTTTAATTCATTAATATTCTGATAGTGTAAATAAAAGGTCGTACGGTTCAATTTTGCTTTCTGTGTTAAAGTTTGAATCGAAATTTGATGGAGTGAGTGGCCTTCTTGTAATAGAGTTAGTAGGGCTTCTTTTAGCATTTCCTGCGTACGAATGGCACGAGGATCTTCTTTAAAAGTCATGTAAATCATTCCTTTTTAATATTATATTGTCTACTAATCGACAGAAATGACCTGATTGTATATGGCTGTTATAATTCTTCTGCTATTATATTTTTTAGACACTTTGTCGATAATATATATTATATGGGAAGGAATTTTATATGCAAAATGAAATGTCGAGTAGTACTAAAAAATTACTACTTATAATAATGATAACAGGAACCTTTTTTTCTACATTAAATCAAACATTGTTAAACGTTGCACTTAGTGATTTAATGGTTGTTTTTGATGTAAATACCGCAACAATTCAATGGTTAGCAACTGGCTTTATGCTTGTAAATGGTGTGTTAGTACCAGTTACAGCTTACTTAATGAAACGTTTTTCAACACGTCAGTTATTTATCAGCTCATTGTTATTTTTACTAATCGGCTCTATTATTGCAGCATGTGCGAATAATTTCGGCGTACTATTAACAGGTAGAATGATTCAAGCAGTGGGTGCTGGAATTATCATCCCTTTAATGATGACTGTAATTGTTTATCTATACCCAGCGGAAAAACGTGGAGCAGTTATGGGGAATATCGGCTTTGCCATTATTTTTGCACCAGCAATTGCACCAACACTATCAGGGTTTATATTAGAGTATTTATCTTGGCGATGGTTATTTATCATCATGATTCCATTCGTAGCAATAATCATCATTCTAGCTAACAAATATTTAGTTAATGTAGCTGAAACGTCAAAAGTAAAGCTCGACGTAGTTAGTGTGATTTATTCGACTGTTGGCTTTGGACTTGTTCTTTTTGGCTTTAGTAGTGCAGGCAGCCGAGGATGGGATGATTATATCGTCATTACATCAATTGTTGGGGGTTTGCTCGTAACAATCTTGTTCTGTCATAGACAAATAAAGTCTGCTGAACCTTTATTGAGCTTAAATGTCTTCAAATTTAAAGTATTTACGATGACGACGGTAGTTAATATTGCAATTACCATTTTAATGTATGCCGATTTAATATTACTGCCAATTTATCTGCAGGATGGACGAGGTTTTACAGCACTTGATGCAGGATTGTTATTATTACCGGGTGCCATCATTAATGCAATGCTTTCCCCAGTAACTGGAAAGCTATTCGATAAATTTGGGGCAAAACCTTTGTTCATTCTAGGAACAGGTTTAATCGCGATATCGATGCTTGCGGTAATTGACTTATCATCAGAAACAACAACAGTATATATTTTAGTTCGTACAATTTTATTGCGTATTGGTTTAGCGTTTATTACGATGCCGTTAAACACAGCTGCTTTAAATGCATTACCAAGAGAACTAGCCTCTCATGGGTCTTCGATTAATAACACAATTCGCCAACTAGCTGGAGCAATTGGTACAGCAGTTATTATGACGATTTATACTATTCAATTATTGAATGTTTCGTTAGAATCTAAGACAGGTTATATTAGTGCCGCGAGTAACACGTACTTGTATATGTTTGTTATCTCTATAATTGCGTTCATAATCACATGGTTTACGCCGAAAAAGACGAGTTAACTTAAATACGAAAATACTAGTGGCGTTAATATATGGATACATAAAAAGACTTAAGTCCTTACTAATTGGACTTAAGCCTTTTTATTAGTTTGTGACAGTTTGGTTGATACAGAAATTGAGAGAAAGAAGGTAGCACACTTATTTGCTAAAATCGTGATTTCCTCTTTTGTACCACCATAAGCAAAGGACAAACCAACTATATCCAAGCAACCAACCAGCTAAAACATCAGAAGCAAAGTGACGTCCCTCTGTTATTCGAGAGAGCCCTATTAATAAGGCGAATAGAATGGCTGCTATCCAAACGATGATTGAAGCCCTTTTTGAAGTGACAGTTCGATTAAATAGATAGGCGATTGTTAATAAAAACAATAAACCATGCATTGCATGTCCAGAGGGAAAACTAAAAGTGGAAAACTGATCTACAATCTCAGGACGTGGTCTTTCAATTACACGTTTTAAAAATTGATACAAGCCATATCCCACACCAACGGATAAAAATACAAAAACCATCAATTTATAGTTCTGCTCACGAATCCAAATAATGAGTAAGACAATTAATGTGACAGCAAATATAAACTTGGTTTCACCTAAATAATGAAACATTGTGATGAATTTGTTTCCATATAATGAATCAGAAGTTATTCTGTCGAAAGCTTGTATGAATGGTGTCTCATAGGTCATCCATAAAATACAGAATACAACGAAAGTACAGAAAGCTAAAACATATTGCAACTTGTTCATATTACCATCCCTTCTAAAATTATACTTAGGTTTAAATAATGTGAGCAGGTCTCAATAAATAAAGAGAAAATAGAACAAATTATTACTATGATGAATATTGGTCTTTTTGTCCTTATATCAAGAAATATATTTTAGTATGGCTAAGCTTTAATTAAAAATACTAATTATGTAATATAGAACATAACTTAGTGCAGAAATGCTTGCCCTTACAAGTTCCCCTTATAATGTATTTATAAACTATTTATTCAAGAAGGAGAATTGCTCTTTGTTATTGAAATAACTGAGAGTAGCAACAAGTAGTTTTATGCTATAAAGTACTATACTTTAATATATGTACCAAAAAGATGGAGGTAAGAAAAATAAGGAAAAAGCATATCATAAATCTTATTGGTTGGATTTTCATTATTTTCCTAACAATAATTAAGTTTAACTTTTCGGAACAATTTTCAATTATTACAACTGGTTTTGGTGGATTAATCTGCATAGTAATAGGAGCAGTTTTAGTATTTTATAAGCCAAAGAAGAAAGATTGAAAAGATTTATAGTTTTAATAAAAGGAGATAAATATAATGGAATTTTGGGAATCGAGTTTTATCGAAAAACAAACTATGTGGGGATTTGAACCTACTGACTCTGCAATCTTAACAAAGGATTTTTTCCTTGAAAAAAATGTTAAGGATATTTTGATACCAGGTATTGGGTACGGTAGAAATGCAAAGGTTTTTATTGATAATGGAATAAATGTTACAGGTATTGAGATTTCAGAAACAGCGATTGATTTGGCGAGGCAAAATGGACTTGATATAAGCATTTTTCATGGTTCTGTAACTGACATGCCTTTTGATAACAAACTCTATGACGGTATATTTTGCCATGCACTTCTCCACTTATTGAATAAGCATGAAAGAGAAAAGTTTATTAATGATTGTTATAGTCAGTTAAAGCCAAATGGTTATATGATTTTTACAACTGTTTCAAAAAAAGCCACAATGTTTGGTAAGGGAAAACAATTGGATAAAGACTATTTCGAAATAATGGAAGGCGTAAAAATGTATTTTTATGATTCGGACTCCATTAAACGAGATTTTGGAAAGCACGGACTAGTAGATTTTACAGAAATTGATGAGCCGAATAAAGATATGAAAAACAAACCTTCTATAAACTTTATCGTTGTAAAATGTAAGAAAAGTTATAAGAATAATTGATAGAAAGGGTATTTCTAGCATATAGAAAGTGGATATTCTAAATGCTGCTCTTTTAAAATAGACCATTTCGATGGTCTATTTTTGTATCCAAAACATCATGAAGAGTTCAAGGTTCCGTTGTTAAATTTACAAAAAATTGCAACTTCTAATTGTGTTGAACGTATTAAAGTAAAGACGGGGATTAAGTGAAATAAACGAACATAAAAAAAGATTGCAATTTTAGTATGAATTGTACTATCTATTTCCGCAGTCTGTTATTTTTCCAAAAGGGTACTTCGTATTCAGAACCTCAGGAAGCTTTATTTGCATTTGAAAAAGATTTATTGTTAATTTCAGTCTATAAATTAAACGAAGATTCCTTTTCTTCTTCATAAAAAATAAGAATAATATCGGAGCTGCATATCTTCAAGAAGGACTACTTGGATAGATGAACATCACTTAGAGGATTTGTGCATTTGGTATTTTGAAAATGAAACTGTGCTAAGCGAAAATATATACACTTAAACCAACGACCAAACTGGAAATAAATTTTTTTTATTAAAGAAAAAGGAGATCGTGTATGAACAAAACTAATTACAAACTAAGTCTAATAACGGATTATATTAACGAAATTATTAATATAGAGCAGGGTGTTGGATTAAGCGTTGGAATTGTTAAAGACTCAGATATTATCTATTCAAAAGGTTTTGGGTACTCTCAGCTCCAACCTGTAAAACGCCCAATTGATGGGGATACTTTGATGAGCATTCAAAGTATTTCAAAAAATTTTATGGCAGTTTCTATTATGCAGCTTGTTGAAAAGAACTTGATTTCCCTGGATCATCCTGTTGTGAAACATTTGCCATACTTCAGAACAAAATATAAAGAACATAGTGATACAATCACCATACGACAACTCTTATCCCATACGGCAGGGTTTCCTTCGAACTTAGGAATTGCTAATATGATCGCTCCTAATGTAAAAGAAATTTTCTCAGATACACCTACAGAATTTCAAGAGGCATTGGATTATTACAACCTTACAGAAGAAGAGATTAGAACTATTCAAACTCGAGATGATATAACGAAGTGGTTTAAAAAAGTAGAGTTAGAATATCCCGTAGGTCAGGGGTGGAATTATTGCACAGATGCATATGTAATTCTTGCTGATTTGTTCGAAAAAATAACAGGTTCCAATTGGGAAAACTGTCTTAAAGATGAAATCCTCACCCCACTGAAAATGAATCGAACAACTAATGATTCACGAATCGTTGAAATGGATATGAACAGTGCCAGATATTATTTAGGCCAGGGTAGAATAGAAACTCCTTTTCCAAAAAACTCTACTTCAGCTCCAATAGGGTACTTATATTCTACAGCAAATGATTTAGGAAAATATATGTTATTCCATTTGAATACACACTCCAAAATTTTACAGCCAAATTTAGTTGAAGAAATGCAAAATGCTATTCATCTTGTCAGTGAGGAATGGCGTTTCGAAAGTGATATCAGAAGTTACGGACTCGCATGGTTTATAGATAAATATAGAGGATTAAGAATAGTAGAGCATGGAGGCGGTCAATTGGCCGTAAGATCACTGATGTCAATTGTACCTGAACTCAATTTAGGTGTAGTGATTTTACTAAATTTTGATGGAACCATTCATCATGATATTTGTAAAAAAATAATAGACATTTTTATAGATTAATAAAATAAAGATCAAATTTGGATAAGGGGAATTTTAATATGGAACATTTGGTTAAATGTAAATTTAGTGATTTAGATGAAATAGTGAAAATTGATATAGAAGTAATAGGTAATGATAGCAGACGAAAATACATAAACAAAGCTATTGAGGAAGATAGATGTATAGCTATTAAAAATGAGTCCTCAGTTGTAGGATTTTTAATATTTGATATTCATTTCTTTAATTGTAGCTTTATATCTTTGATAATTATTAAACCGACTGAAAGACGAAAAGGATATGCAACATCCCTTATAGAATATTTTATAAGCATATCGCCAACTAACAAAATATTCTCTTCAACCAATCAATCAAATATAACAATGCAAGAAGTATTTAAAGCAATTGGATTTATGCAAAGTGGAATTATTGAAAATTTAGATGAAGGAGATCCAGAAATAATTTACTTTATATCAACAAAAGCAACAGTTTAGTATTATAAAATACAACATGGGGTTGTGGAAAATGAACTGCGATACCTGATAGTCAAAATATTGGAGAGTGTAAATGAAAAATGGATAAGCCGAGCTATTTTAACGAAAAAACCTGTTTAGAACATGCTTTAAAACTACTGATTAAAGTTGGAGAAGTGCAATTGAATGAAGTTATAGTACAAAGAACTATTAATGAAGAAAATTACCCAGAAGGTCATTATGAAGACCTATATAATCTTTTACAAAGAACTCAATTTAAAGAAAAGTATAAAAAAGCTGTTTTAGATAATCCATATATGCGTAAACAAACTGAATTTGATGCAAGGGTCTGTCTGTCGGTGGCGTTATCATTTCTAACCGATATAGGAGAATTGGAAGGAGAAGAAATAGCGAAAATTATCATAAACGAAAGTTATCGAGGTGTATATAAACTTTTAGAGAGAGGTATTCAAAAGTAATAGTTCGAAGTTGGTAGACTGATGACCGATGGAGTAGTACCACGCATGAATATGGTTTACCAGCAGTTGTCAGGGAAGAAAATGCCACCTAATAAATAAAGACCGTCAACGGATTCGCGTGCATGGAACAGAAGGGTATAAGGTAATTAGTGCACTACAGAAGGATTTTTAAAATAGCTGAGCCTTCAGAATAATTATATTGAGCTAATAGGTATCAAGAAAAAATTCCATTCTTCCTGGAATAAAGGCAGCGGTGAAATTCCTAAGTAGGATTAATATCTCCCTTGAGTACGCCAGTTGGGATGCGCCTTGATCGTTTAAGTCAGCCTAACGGGGGAGCTTGGTTAAACAAGGAGTTCAAAGGACGATTAGAGAAAGTTAGCTAATAAAAATAAACTCGGGATCGGAAATGACAAGTTCTTATTAGTTTAAAAACGGAAAGAATAAGTGCATAAATAAAAAGGACAAAAAATGTGGTCCTAAAACTTTTATTCAGCTCTTGACATGTTTTTAGCGTAGAAAATCTCATCCATTTCTGTTTTTAACTTCTTCGTAATAGATTTTATTTCTTCATCAGTTAACTCGTCTTCTGTGTAGCCAAAGAGGTAGTTATTTAAATCAAATTCCTTGAGTTTACATTTTGTATGAAATATATTTTCCTGGTATACATTTACATCTATCATTTGATAATATTCCTGTAAGCCAAGGGGAATATAGTTTTGAATGGAATTAATGTCATGATCGATAAATAATTTATGACCCGTTACGTCTCTAGTAAAGCCACGTACACGATAATCCATTACCATAACATCTGTCTCAAATGAATGAATTAAATAATTCAGCGCTTTCAAAGGGGAAATCTCTCCACAGGTGGAAATATCAATATCCGCACGGAATGTGCTAATCCCTTCATCCGGGTGATACTCTGGATAAGTATGAACGGTTATATGACTTTTATCTAGATGTCCCACTACTGTTTCAGGTAGCGGTCCTGGTGATTCTTTAAAAGAATCCACTGGAGAATCATCAACAGGTCCTTCCGAAACCA
This window encodes:
- a CDS encoding DinB family protein; amino-acid sequence: MEQTIFNHMQVVRGITEKSIQQIPEELADIVPTGFTNNIRWNFGHIAYIQEKLLFGVSGQKMTLPEAYEVFFSAGTKPANWIETPPSLTAISGELIAQKQRIRDYLPGNLQKRLPEPFTNKAGITFHTLGETFLFSFYHEALHMESIKRIYRAIKN
- a CDS encoding VOC family protein, whose amino-acid sequence is MEYVLDHVGIAVRNIDDALPFYLNVLNGLLEDRYTSDTPGVEVHVAVVRTNDKVIELLAPTNKNSPMARFIKQRGKGVHHIAYQVDDLEKAILEARNNGIRFLEETLRTNKRGRRLIYINPVSTDGTLIELCSY
- a CDS encoding nucleoside 2-deoxyribosyltransferase, whose protein sequence is MKFYIASSFKNIDMVRNVSEKLKNKGYILVYDWTVNENVTTLEELRVIGEKEKTAVIEADVVVVLLPAGKGSHIELGIAIGNGKKIYLYSPNKEIDNIETTSTFYHLPEIEKCFGTLDELVEIIDNTSLKLS
- a CDS encoding GNAT family N-acetyltransferase, encoding MRFPILETKRLKLVQVEKEHTQSFYDIMSRDEVTKYYGMESLKSIEDASKIVESFQNTYESKRGIRWGIVLRETGEFVGTLGLNNLITWSKKAEIGFELHPSYWNKGITTEAVKEVLRYSFEDLEIFRIGAITYPQNEPSKQLLKRLGFNEEGLLRGYLYQNNQSHNALVFSLLRTEWQ
- a CDS encoding TetR/AcrR family transcriptional regulator C-terminal domain-containing protein — encoded protein: MTFKEDPRAIRTQEMLKEALLTLLQEGHSLHQISIQTLTQKAKLNRTTFYLHYQNINELKEHLINDILQALTDKIEALNSIFDRNRKEHLIQLLDYLVEQRNSILALVQFEQVEQHLLLLMKDLIVNRRSQSKNIGRKIIVDPDIKTASIVGIIMWWLKDGLHLDSAYIAEQINLMYRS
- a CDS encoding DHA2 family efflux MFS transporter permease subunit; translation: MQNEMSSSTKKLLLIIMITGTFFSTLNQTLLNVALSDLMVVFDVNTATIQWLATGFMLVNGVLVPVTAYLMKRFSTRQLFISSLLFLLIGSIIAACANNFGVLLTGRMIQAVGAGIIIPLMMTVIVYLYPAEKRGAVMGNIGFAIIFAPAIAPTLSGFILEYLSWRWLFIIMIPFVAIIIILANKYLVNVAETSKVKLDVVSVIYSTVGFGLVLFGFSSAGSRGWDDYIVITSIVGGLLVTILFCHRQIKSAEPLLSLNVFKFKVFTMTTVVNIAITILMYADLILLPIYLQDGRGFTALDAGLLLLPGAIINAMLSPVTGKLFDKFGAKPLFILGTGLIAISMLAVIDLSSETTTVYILVRTILLRIGLAFITMPLNTAALNALPRELASHGSSINNTIRQLAGAIGTAVIMTIYTIQLLNVSLESKTGYISAASNTYLYMFVISIIAFIITWFTPKKTS
- a CDS encoding phosphatase PAP2 family protein — encoded protein: MNKLQYVLAFCTFVVFCILWMTYETPFIQAFDRITSDSLYGNKFITMFHYLGETKFIFAVTLIVLLIIWIREQNYKLMVFVFLSVGVGYGLYQFLKRVIERPRPEIVDQFSTFSFPSGHAMHGLLFLLTIAYLFNRTVTSKRASIIVWIAAILFALLIGLSRITEGRHFASDVLAGWLLGYSWFVLCLWWYKRGNHDFSK
- a CDS encoding class I SAM-dependent methyltransferase, giving the protein MEFWESSFIEKQTMWGFEPTDSAILTKDFFLEKNVKDILIPGIGYGRNAKVFIDNGINVTGIEISETAIDLARQNGLDISIFHGSVTDMPFDNKLYDGIFCHALLHLLNKHEREKFINDCYSQLKPNGYMIFTTVSKKATMFGKGKQLDKDYFEIMEGVKMYFYDSDSIKRDFGKHGLVDFTEIDEPNKDMKNKPSINFIVVKCKKSYKNN
- a CDS encoding serine hydrolase domain-containing protein encodes the protein MNKTNYKLSLITDYINEIINIEQGVGLSVGIVKDSDIIYSKGFGYSQLQPVKRPIDGDTLMSIQSISKNFMAVSIMQLVEKNLISLDHPVVKHLPYFRTKYKEHSDTITIRQLLSHTAGFPSNLGIANMIAPNVKEIFSDTPTEFQEALDYYNLTEEEIRTIQTRDDITKWFKKVELEYPVGQGWNYCTDAYVILADLFEKITGSNWENCLKDEILTPLKMNRTTNDSRIVEMDMNSARYYLGQGRIETPFPKNSTSAPIGYLYSTANDLGKYMLFHLNTHSKILQPNLVEEMQNAIHLVSEEWRFESDIRSYGLAWFIDKYRGLRIVEHGGGQLAVRSLMSIVPELNLGVVILLNFDGTIHHDICKKIIDIFID
- a CDS encoding GNAT family N-acetyltransferase; the protein is MEHLVKCKFSDLDEIVKIDIEVIGNDSRRKYINKAIEEDRCIAIKNESSVVGFLIFDIHFFNCSFISLIIIKPTERRKGYATSLIEYFISISPTNKIFSSTNQSNITMQEVFKAIGFMQSGIIENLDEGDPEIIYFISTKATV
- the speD gene encoding adenosylmethionine decarboxylase, which codes for MSLTPKQRIELHGFNNLTKSLSFNMYDICYTRTKEEREAYIDYIDEQYNADRLTKILTKVSDIIEANILNIAKQDYEPQGASVTILVSEGPVDDSPVDSFKESPGPLPETVVGHLDKSHITVHTYPEYHPDEGISTFRADIDISTCGEISPLKALNYLIHSFETDVMVMDYRVRGFTRDVTGHKLFIDHDINSIQNYIPLGLQEYYQMIDVNVYQENIFHTKCKLKEFDLNNYLFGYTEDELTDEEIKSITKKLKTEMDEIFYAKNMSRAE